One window of the Gordonia westfalica genome contains the following:
- the katG gene encoding catalase/peroxidase HPI has translation MTSDSRPPNPAETRSTSESENPAIPSPEPKAHAPLTNKDWWPEQIDLQKLHAHSSLSNPLGPDFDYKKEFAKLDVEALKADLVSLMTQSQDWWPADYGHYGGLFIRMSWHAAGTYRIYDGRGGGGQGAQRFAPLNSWPDNANLDKARRLLWPIKQKYGNKLSWADLLVFAGNVALESMGFKTFGFGFGREDIWEPEEVFWGPEDQWLGTDKRYSGERELAKPLGATTMGLIYVNPEGPEGKPDPIAAAYDIQETFARMAMNDEETAALIIGGHTFGKTHGAGDASLVGPEPEGAPIEQQGLGWKSSYGSGKAEDAITSGLEVVWTNTPTQWDNSFLEILYRYEWELQKSPAGAWQYVAKDGAGAGTIPDPFGGPGRAPTMLVTDVSMRESPIYADITRRWLDHPEELEVAFAKAWYKLLHRDLGPVSRYLGPWVAEPQIWQDPVPAVDHELIDDADVSSLKSKLLEALSPTQLIKTAWASAASFRSTDKRGGANGARIRLEPQKNWEINEPGELAKALPVYEQVQKDFNDSASGGKKVSLADLIVLGGAAAVEKAAEAAGFPVTVPFTPGRTDATQDATDVDSFKVLEPRADGFRNYSRGGEKAPLEELLLERAYMLDLTAPELTALVGGLRVLDVNYGGSKHGVFTDRPGVLSTDFFRNVVSMDYEWKSGSDENVYEVVNRATGETKWTATTADLVFGSHSQLRALSEVYAQDDSAERFVNDFAKAWAKVSDNDRFDLS, from the coding sequence GTGACCTCCGACAGCCGCCCACCCAACCCCGCCGAGACTCGCAGCACGAGCGAGAGCGAGAATCCGGCGATTCCGTCGCCGGAGCCGAAAGCGCATGCGCCCCTGACCAACAAGGACTGGTGGCCGGAGCAGATCGACCTGCAGAAGCTGCACGCGCATTCCTCGCTGTCCAACCCGCTCGGCCCGGACTTCGACTACAAGAAGGAATTCGCGAAGCTCGACGTCGAGGCGCTCAAGGCGGACCTCGTCTCGCTGATGACGCAGTCGCAGGATTGGTGGCCGGCGGACTACGGCCACTACGGCGGCCTGTTCATCCGCATGAGCTGGCACGCGGCCGGCACCTACCGCATCTACGACGGCCGCGGCGGCGGCGGACAGGGTGCGCAGCGCTTCGCCCCGCTCAACAGCTGGCCGGACAACGCCAACCTCGACAAGGCCCGACGCCTGCTGTGGCCGATCAAGCAGAAGTACGGAAACAAGCTCTCGTGGGCGGACCTGCTGGTCTTCGCCGGCAATGTCGCCCTGGAATCCATGGGCTTCAAGACGTTTGGCTTCGGCTTCGGCCGCGAGGACATCTGGGAACCGGAGGAGGTGTTCTGGGGCCCCGAGGACCAGTGGCTCGGCACCGACAAGCGCTACTCCGGTGAACGCGAACTCGCCAAGCCGCTGGGCGCCACCACGATGGGCCTGATCTACGTCAATCCCGAAGGCCCCGAGGGCAAGCCGGATCCGATCGCCGCGGCCTACGACATCCAGGAGACCTTTGCCCGGATGGCCATGAACGACGAGGAGACCGCGGCTCTCATCATCGGCGGCCACACCTTCGGCAAGACCCACGGCGCCGGGGACGCGAGCCTCGTCGGCCCCGAGCCCGAGGGTGCACCGATCGAGCAGCAGGGTCTGGGCTGGAAGTCCAGCTACGGCAGCGGCAAGGCCGAGGACGCCATCACCTCCGGCCTCGAGGTCGTCTGGACCAACACGCCGACCCAGTGGGACAACAGCTTCCTGGAGATCCTCTATCGCTACGAGTGGGAGCTGCAGAAGAGCCCGGCCGGTGCGTGGCAGTACGTCGCCAAGGACGGCGCGGGGGCAGGCACCATCCCTGATCCCTTCGGCGGCCCGGGACGCGCACCCACGATGCTCGTCACCGACGTCTCGATGCGCGAGTCCCCGATCTACGCCGACATCACCCGCCGCTGGCTCGACCACCCCGAGGAGCTGGAGGTGGCCTTCGCCAAGGCCTGGTACAAGCTGCTCCACCGTGACCTCGGTCCGGTCAGCCGTTACCTCGGCCCCTGGGTCGCCGAGCCGCAGATCTGGCAGGACCCGGTGCCCGCCGTCGACCACGAACTGATCGACGACGCCGACGTCTCGTCGCTGAAGAGCAAGCTGCTCGAGGCACTTTCGCCGACGCAGTTGATCAAGACCGCGTGGGCGTCGGCCGCCAGCTTCCGCAGTACCGACAAGCGCGGCGGGGCCAACGGCGCGCGCATCCGCCTCGAACCGCAGAAGAACTGGGAGATCAACGAGCCGGGCGAACTCGCCAAGGCGCTGCCGGTGTACGAGCAGGTCCAGAAGGACTTCAACGACTCCGCCTCCGGCGGCAAGAAGGTGTCCCTCGCCGACCTCATCGTCCTCGGCGGTGCAGCCGCTGTCGAAAAGGCCGCGGAGGCAGCGGGATTCCCGGTCACGGTGCCGTTCACGCCGGGACGTACCGACGCCACGCAGGACGCCACCGACGTCGACTCGTTCAAGGTGCTCGAACCGCGCGCGGACGGCTTCCGCAACTACAGCCGTGGCGGCGAGAAGGCACCGCTGGAGGAGCTGCTCCTCGAGCGCGCCTACATGCTCGATCTGACCGCACCCGAGCTGACGGCACTCGTCGGTGGCCTCCGTGTCCTCGACGTCAACTACGGCGGATCGAAGCACGGCGTGTTCACCGACCGCCCCGGCGTCCTGTCGACCGACTTCTTCCGCAACGTGGTCTCGATGGACTACGAATGGAAGTCGGGTTCCGACGAGAACGTCTACGAGGTCGTCAACCGCGCCACCGGTGAGACCAAGTGGACGGCGACGACCGCCGATCTGGTGTTCGGTTCGCATTCGCAGCTCCGCGCGCTCTCCGAGGTCTACGCTCAGGACGACTCCGCCGAGCGGTTCGTCAACGATTTCGCCAAGGCGTGGGCGAAGGTGTCGGACAACGATCGTTTCGATCTGAGCTGA
- a CDS encoding NADPH-dependent FMN reductase has protein sequence MTTTVVAGNPKPGSRTLDAANRLAESLTGSAPDHVVDVIELGPGLLGWGDEKVKAAVETVASSDLVAFASPTFKATYTGVLKLFLDQFATGDGLRGVTAVPLMLGAGPAHAMAPDLLLKPVLVELGAVCPVPGLYLIDSTYTEDTRLADYTERWASALQVQASEA, from the coding sequence ATGACCACCACCGTCGTCGCAGGTAATCCCAAACCCGGTTCCCGCACGCTCGACGCCGCCAATCGGCTCGCCGAGTCGCTGACCGGGTCCGCACCCGACCACGTCGTCGACGTCATCGAACTCGGCCCGGGTCTCCTCGGCTGGGGCGACGAGAAGGTGAAGGCGGCCGTCGAAACCGTCGCGTCCTCGGACCTGGTCGCCTTCGCGAGCCCGACGTTCAAGGCGACCTACACCGGTGTCCTGAAGCTGTTCCTCGACCAGTTCGCCACCGGCGACGGTCTGCGCGGCGTCACCGCGGTGCCGCTGATGCTGGGTGCGGGTCCGGCGCACGCCATGGCGCCCGACCTGCTGCTGAAGCCGGTGCTCGTCGAACTCGGCGCCGTGTGCCCGGTGCCCGGTCTGTACCTGATCGACTCGACCTACACGGAGGACACCCGGCTCGCCGACTACACCGAGCGGTGGGCGTCGGCGCTGCAGGTGCAGGCCTCCGAGGCCTGA
- a CDS encoding MFS transporter: MSEVSTCGAMLHPHPWRVFAATSIGVIAVFVAMSGLTVALPTLSRELDATPTQTTWILLGYMVVTTALILVFGRLADIVGRRPLYLSGLIVFTLASALCIVSQSAEFLIVARILQGVGAAAVVTNNTALLTDTFPPHLLSQALGWNATVAALGQIIGPVVGGAATALIGWRGLFVAVLGIALIATVSSLLVIPRSVGRIRSREPFDLGGALLATTLLTVVVLALTPGPGSAAWLPWSYAAVGVIVAVVLVVVQRRRAHPLIDLTLFADRGISLVLLAGLLTATATYAVALIISLYVQAVDGTSPFVAGLLVTPVAAGTVIAASAAGWLVTRIAPRTLAASGMVLNTAGVLGVALVLSADGSLPVTALFLFLIGTGIGLFMTPSTSVLMLTVPAQRRGIANGMRSTLQNVGNLLSTAIVVAIVPIGLGAAAQQAAYGGSPAAFDAAEFNRFVDNLQLAGVVLGALSAVGIVVCLCFPRHQMPRTQDTAPVPEYATTKESA; encoded by the coding sequence ATGAGTGAGGTGTCCACGTGCGGTGCGATGCTGCACCCACACCCGTGGCGGGTGTTCGCCGCCACGAGCATCGGTGTGATCGCGGTCTTCGTCGCGATGAGCGGGCTGACGGTCGCCCTGCCGACGCTCAGTCGCGAACTCGACGCGACGCCCACCCAGACGACGTGGATCCTGTTGGGCTACATGGTGGTCACCACCGCGCTGATCCTGGTGTTCGGCAGACTCGCCGACATCGTCGGACGCCGGCCGCTCTATCTGTCGGGCCTGATCGTGTTCACGCTCGCCTCCGCGTTGTGCATCGTGAGCCAGTCCGCCGAATTCCTCATCGTGGCGAGGATTCTGCAAGGTGTCGGAGCGGCGGCGGTGGTCACCAACAACACGGCGCTGCTGACCGACACCTTTCCGCCCCATCTGCTCAGCCAGGCGCTCGGCTGGAACGCGACGGTCGCCGCGCTCGGACAGATCATCGGACCCGTCGTCGGCGGTGCGGCGACCGCGCTGATCGGGTGGCGAGGACTGTTCGTCGCGGTGCTCGGGATCGCGCTGATCGCCACCGTGTCGTCGTTGCTCGTGATCCCGCGCAGCGTGGGCCGCATCCGCTCCCGCGAACCGTTCGACCTCGGCGGTGCGTTACTGGCGACCACACTGCTGACGGTCGTCGTGCTGGCCCTGACCCCGGGTCCGGGTTCAGCCGCCTGGCTGCCCTGGTCGTACGCGGCGGTCGGCGTCATCGTCGCCGTGGTGCTGGTGGTCGTCCAACGCCGGCGTGCCCACCCGCTCATCGACCTGACGCTGTTCGCCGACCGTGGCATCTCGCTGGTGCTCCTCGCCGGTCTGCTCACCGCGACGGCGACCTACGCGGTGGCCCTGATCATCTCGCTGTATGTGCAGGCCGTGGACGGGACATCCCCGTTCGTCGCCGGTCTGCTCGTCACGCCGGTCGCGGCCGGTACCGTCATCGCGGCGTCGGCCGCGGGGTGGCTGGTCACCAGAATCGCGCCTCGAACCCTTGCCGCGTCGGGAATGGTGCTGAACACCGCCGGCGTCCTGGGGGTGGCCCTCGTGCTGTCGGCCGACGGTTCGCTGCCGGTGACCGCACTGTTCCTGTTCCTGATCGGCACCGGCATCGGGTTGTTCATGACGCCGAGCACGAGCGTGCTGATGCTGACCGTGCCGGCGCAGCGGCGCGGCATCGCGAACGGGATGCGCTCGACGCTGCAGAACGTCGGAAATCTGCTCAGCACCGCGATAGTCGTCGCGATCGTCCCGATCGGGCTCGGTGCGGCTGCACAACAGGCGGCGTACGGCGGGTCCCCGGCCGCCTTCGACGCCGCCGAATTCAACCGGTTCGTGGACAACCTCCAACTCGCCGGCGTCGTGCTCGGAGCGCTGTCCGCGGTGGGGATCGTTGTGTGTCTATGCTTTCCGCGACATCAGATGCCCAGGACCCAGGATACGGCGCCCGTCCCCGAATACGCCACGACGAAGGAGTCAGCATGA
- a CDS encoding Fur family transcriptional regulator: MASTSDYAQQLRAADLRVTQPRVTVMHAVDEHPHSDTETIFGIVRQTLPNVSRQAVYDVLRALTDTGLIRRIQPSGSLSLYEFRTGDNHHHVVCRSCGTVEDVDCAIGEAPCLTASHDHGYVLDEAEIIYWGLCPDCISTAPT; the protein is encoded by the coding sequence GTGGCATCGACATCGGACTATGCCCAGCAGCTCCGGGCCGCAGACCTCCGCGTCACCCAACCACGGGTGACGGTCATGCATGCCGTTGACGAACATCCCCACAGCGACACCGAGACCATCTTTGGCATCGTCCGCCAGACGCTGCCGAACGTGTCCCGTCAGGCCGTCTACGACGTACTGCGAGCACTGACCGACACCGGCCTGATCCGGCGGATTCAGCCGTCGGGTTCGTTGTCGCTCTACGAGTTCCGCACCGGCGACAACCATCACCACGTTGTCTGCAGGTCTTGCGGAACCGTCGAGGACGTCGACTGCGCAATCGGTGAGGCACCGTGCCTCACCGCCTCCCACGACCACGGTTACGTCCTCGACGAGGCCGAGATCATCTACTGGGGACTCTGCCCGGACTGCATCAGTACAGCCCCGACCTGA
- a CDS encoding NADP-dependent isocitrate dehydrogenase produces MSTQKPTIIYTLTDEAPMLATHAFLPVVRTFAGAAGIEVDTSDISVAARILAEFSDLLPDDQKVTDNLGELGKLTQDPDTNIIKLPNISASVPQLLAAIKELREKGYDLPEFPGTPKNEEEQAIRDRYTKCLGSAVNPVLREGNSDRRAPKAVKEYARKHPHSMGEWSMASRTHVAHMREGDFYHGEKSMTVDGDRKVKMELIPDDGSETLILKPEVSLTDGDVIDSMFMSKKALIKFYEEQIEDAYKTGVMFSLHVKATMMRVSHPIVFGHAVKVFYREAFEKHGDLFDELGVNVNNGLSDLYSKIESLPSAQREEIIDDLHKCHEHRPELAMVDSARGISNFHSPSDVIVDASMPAMIRAGGKMYGADGRLKDTKAVNPESTFSRIYQEMINFCKTNGQFDPTTMGTVPNVGLMAQKAEEYGSHDKTFEVPVGGTANITDIETGEVLLTQTVEEGDIWRLCIVKDAPIQDWIKLAVNRCRDSGMPVLFWLDPYRPHENELIKKVHKYLPEHDTEGLDIQIMSQVRAMRYTLERVVRGLDTISATGNILRDYLTDLFPILELGTSAKMLSIVPLMAGGGLYETGAGGSAPKHVKQLIEENHLRWDSLGEFLALAVSLEDLGKKFDDKRAVILAKALDAATGKLLENDKGPSRKTGELDNRGSQFYLALYWAQELAGQTEDADLAKLFAPLAETLAANEETIVEELNSAQGQQVDIGGYYYPDWDKTAAVMRPSKTFNEALASVEL; encoded by the coding sequence ATGAGCACCCAAAAGCCGACCATCATCTACACGTTGACCGACGAAGCTCCGATGCTTGCCACCCACGCGTTTTTGCCGGTGGTGCGCACCTTCGCCGGGGCGGCCGGCATCGAAGTCGACACCAGCGACATCTCGGTCGCAGCGCGCATCCTCGCCGAATTCTCCGATCTCCTCCCCGACGACCAGAAGGTCACCGACAACCTCGGCGAACTGGGCAAGCTCACCCAGGACCCCGACACCAACATCATCAAGCTCCCCAACATCAGCGCCTCGGTCCCGCAGCTGCTCGCCGCGATCAAGGAACTCCGCGAGAAGGGCTACGACCTTCCCGAGTTCCCCGGCACCCCGAAGAACGAGGAAGAGCAGGCGATCCGCGACCGGTACACCAAGTGCCTTGGCAGCGCTGTCAACCCGGTCCTGCGCGAGGGCAACTCCGACCGCCGCGCCCCGAAGGCCGTCAAGGAGTACGCGCGCAAGCACCCGCACAGCATGGGCGAGTGGTCGATGGCGTCGCGCACCCACGTCGCGCACATGCGCGAGGGCGACTTCTACCACGGTGAGAAGTCGATGACCGTCGACGGCGACCGCAAGGTCAAGATGGAACTCATCCCCGACGACGGCAGCGAGACCCTGATCCTCAAGCCCGAGGTCTCGCTCACCGACGGCGATGTCATCGACAGCATGTTCATGAGCAAGAAGGCGCTCATCAAGTTCTACGAAGAGCAGATCGAGGACGCCTACAAGACCGGCGTCATGTTCTCGCTCCACGTCAAGGCAACGATGATGCGCGTCTCGCACCCGATCGTCTTCGGCCACGCCGTGAAGGTCTTCTACCGCGAGGCCTTCGAGAAGCACGGCGACCTGTTCGACGAGCTCGGCGTCAACGTGAACAACGGCCTGTCGGATCTGTACAGCAAGATCGAGTCGCTCCCGAGCGCCCAGCGCGAGGAGATCATCGACGACCTGCACAAGTGCCACGAGCACCGTCCCGAGCTGGCCATGGTCGACTCGGCCCGCGGCATCTCGAACTTCCACTCCCCCAGCGACGTCATCGTCGACGCCTCGATGCCCGCGATGATCCGCGCCGGCGGCAAGATGTACGGCGCCGACGGACGCCTCAAGGACACCAAGGCCGTCAACCCGGAGTCGACCTTCTCCCGCATCTACCAGGAGATGATCAACTTCTGTAAGACCAACGGGCAGTTCGACCCGACGACGATGGGCACCGTGCCCAACGTCGGCCTGATGGCGCAGAAGGCCGAGGAGTACGGCTCGCACGACAAGACCTTCGAGGTCCCCGTCGGCGGCACCGCCAACATCACCGACATCGAGACCGGTGAGGTCCTGCTGACCCAGACCGTCGAAGAAGGCGACATCTGGCGTCTGTGCATCGTCAAGGACGCCCCGATCCAGGACTGGATCAAGCTGGCCGTCAACCGTTGCCGTGACTCGGGTATGCCGGTGCTGTTCTGGCTCGACCCGTACCGCCCGCACGAGAACGAGCTGATCAAGAAGGTCCACAAGTACCTTCCGGAGCACGACACCGAGGGTCTCGACATCCAGATCATGTCGCAGGTCCGCGCCATGCGGTACACCCTCGAACGCGTCGTCCGCGGCCTCGACACCATCTCCGCGACCGGCAACATCCTGCGCGACTACCTCACCGACCTCTTCCCGATCCTGGAGCTCGGAACCAGCGCCAAGATGCTGTCGATCGTGCCGCTCATGGCCGGCGGCGGCCTGTACGAGACCGGCGCCGGCGGTTCGGCACCCAAGCACGTCAAGCAGCTCATCGAGGAGAACCACCTCCGCTGGGACTCGCTGGGTGAGTTCCTCGCCCTCGCGGTCAGCCTCGAGGACCTCGGCAAGAAGTTCGACGACAAGCGTGCGGTGATCCTGGCGAAGGCGCTCGACGCCGCTACCGGCAAGCTGCTCGAGAACGACAAGGGCCCGTCGCGCAAGACCGGCGAGCTCGACAACCGCGGCAGCCAGTTCTATCTGGCCCTGTACTGGGCCCAGGAGCTGGCCGGCCAGACCGAGGACGCCGACCTCGCCAAGCTGTTCGCGCCGCTGGCCGAGACCCTCGCCGCCAACGAGGAGACGATCGTCGAAGAGCTGAACTCCGCTCAGGGTCAGCAGGTCGACATCGGCGGTTACTACTACCCCGACTGGGACAAGACCGCCGCGGTCATGCGCCCGAGCAAGACCTTCAACGAGGCTCTCGCTTCTGTCGAACTCTGA
- a CDS encoding ArsR/SmtB family transcription factor, producing the protein MPDTGPDQPLYEIKANLFKALAHPARIRVLEVLSANGEPTPVSELLAATDLEPTLLSQHLGVLKRHRVVTANRVGNAVFYELAHPKISDLLVIARTFLVDTLDAQRDQFDAISSLPPVTRK; encoded by the coding sequence GTGCCCGATACCGGCCCCGACCAACCGCTCTACGAGATCAAGGCCAACCTCTTCAAGGCCCTTGCCCACCCCGCGCGCATCCGCGTTCTCGAGGTGCTCAGCGCCAACGGTGAGCCGACACCGGTCAGCGAACTCCTGGCGGCCACCGACCTCGAGCCGACGCTGCTGTCGCAACACCTGGGCGTCCTGAAACGCCACCGGGTGGTCACCGCCAACCGCGTCGGCAACGCCGTCTTCTACGAGCTCGCCCACCCGAAGATCTCCGACCTCCTCGTCATCGCCCGCACCTTCCTGGTCGACACCCTGGACGCGCAGCGTGACCAGTTCGACGCCATCTCCTCGCTCCCACCGGTGACCCGCAAGTGA
- a CDS encoding isochorismatase family protein yields the protein MSETSAPASPRLGRAEQATDYAQAGFGQELLPGERPALVLVDPARAYIDPDCALYAGVEENVEAMRALLASARAAGIPVIVTEVRLRRDGADAGIFFRKAGTLKAFCEGSPFGEFIDGLAPLPDELLVTKKYASAFFGTSLNSYLTSLRIDTVFLAGLSTSGCVRATALDTMQHGFIPIVVEEAVGDRDPAIHHANLFDMQQKMAEVWSLARTQEFLGRLTAPSTDG from the coding sequence ATGAGCGAAACCTCAGCGCCCGCATCGCCACGACTCGGACGGGCCGAGCAGGCAACCGATTACGCGCAGGCCGGTTTCGGGCAGGAACTGTTGCCGGGGGAGCGTCCCGCGCTGGTGCTCGTCGACCCGGCCCGCGCCTACATCGACCCCGACTGCGCGCTCTATGCGGGAGTGGAGGAGAACGTCGAGGCGATGCGGGCCCTGCTGGCGTCGGCCCGGGCGGCCGGCATCCCGGTGATCGTCACCGAGGTGCGACTACGGCGCGACGGTGCCGACGCCGGGATCTTCTTCCGAAAGGCGGGGACCCTCAAGGCATTCTGTGAGGGCAGTCCGTTCGGCGAGTTCATCGACGGTCTCGCGCCGCTGCCCGACGAGCTGCTGGTGACCAAGAAGTACGCGAGCGCCTTCTTCGGTACGAGCCTGAACTCCTACCTGACCTCGCTGCGGATCGACACCGTGTTCCTGGCCGGTCTCTCGACCAGCGGGTGCGTCCGGGCCACCGCACTCGATACCATGCAGCACGGCTTCATCCCGATCGTCGTCGAAGAGGCTGTGGGAGATCGTGATCCGGCGATTCACCATGCCAATCTCTTCGACATGCAACAGAAGATGGCCGAGGTCTGGTCGCTGGCGCGCACCCAGGAGTTCCTCGGCCGGCTGACCGCACCGTCGACCGACGGCTGA
- a CDS encoding SulP family inorganic anion transporter yields MSAAITATLSRVAGFIPRRSDYAGLRRSWRADVVAGITVGVVALPLALAFGISSGVGAAAGLITAVVAGLVAAIFGGSHVQVSGPTGAMAVILAPIVAEHGLGSIAIVTILAGVLVLIAGILGLGRAVTFIPWPVIEGFTLGIAAIIFLQQVPAAFGTVAPSGERTLNAAVDVVVHADWSAAWPALAVVAMVAAIMIVLPRLHRGIPESLTAVIVVTLVVHFTDVFDVASIGELPSSLPAPSIPHVDPAMLQTILGAAVAIAALAAIESLLSARVAATMSPTGPYDPDRELSGQGLASIASGMFGGMPATGAIARTAVNVRSGARTRVAAIVHSLLLLAVVYLATGPVSTIPLAALAGVLMVTSFRMVSVGTVRAILRSTRSDALIFVVTAIITVTLDLIEAVQIGIVVAAFFALRQVAQRASVTREPLPGEPRPGDERIALLRLDGAMFFGAAERISTTIAEGADRNESVSVVIIRMSRLGMLDATGAHSMAEIVTELEKRGITVIIKGVQPEHLDLLEGVGVFEELRHDNHLVDTLDEAIAHARSHVERETI; encoded by the coding sequence GTGAGTGCCGCGATCACCGCCACCCTCTCCCGGGTCGCCGGATTCATCCCCCGCCGCAGCGACTACGCGGGACTTCGACGCAGCTGGCGCGCCGACGTCGTCGCGGGCATCACTGTCGGTGTCGTGGCCCTCCCGCTGGCCCTGGCCTTCGGCATCAGTTCGGGCGTCGGCGCCGCCGCCGGCCTGATCACCGCCGTCGTCGCCGGGCTCGTCGCCGCGATCTTCGGCGGCTCACACGTGCAGGTCTCCGGCCCCACCGGCGCGATGGCCGTCATTCTCGCGCCGATCGTCGCCGAACACGGACTGGGCAGCATCGCGATCGTCACCATCCTGGCCGGCGTCCTGGTGCTGATCGCCGGCATCCTCGGTCTCGGCCGCGCCGTCACCTTCATCCCCTGGCCGGTCATCGAGGGGTTCACCCTCGGCATCGCCGCCATCATCTTCCTGCAGCAGGTTCCGGCCGCATTCGGCACCGTCGCCCCGTCCGGCGAACGCACCCTCAACGCGGCCGTCGACGTCGTCGTCCACGCCGACTGGTCGGCCGCCTGGCCCGCGCTGGCCGTCGTCGCGATGGTCGCCGCGATCATGATCGTGCTGCCGCGCCTCCACCGCGGTATCCCCGAGTCCCTCACCGCCGTCATCGTCGTCACGCTGGTCGTCCACTTCACCGATGTCTTCGACGTCGCCAGCATCGGCGAGCTGCCGTCGTCGCTGCCCGCGCCGTCGATCCCGCACGTCGACCCGGCCATGCTGCAGACGATCCTCGGCGCCGCGGTCGCCATCGCAGCACTCGCCGCGATCGAGTCGCTGCTGTCGGCACGGGTCGCGGCCACCATGTCTCCCACGGGCCCCTACGACCCCGACCGCGAACTCTCCGGTCAGGGTCTGGCCTCGATCGCGTCGGGGATGTTCGGCGGCATGCCGGCCACCGGAGCCATCGCCCGCACCGCGGTCAACGTGCGGTCCGGCGCACGGACCCGAGTGGCCGCGATCGTGCATTCACTGCTGCTCCTCGCCGTCGTCTATCTGGCGACCGGGCCGGTCTCGACGATCCCCCTCGCCGCGCTCGCCGGGGTGCTCATGGTGACCTCGTTCCGCATGGTGTCGGTCGGTACCGTCCGCGCGATCCTGCGGTCGACCCGCTCGGACGCCCTGATCTTCGTCGTCACCGCGATCATCACCGTCACCCTCGACCTCATCGAGGCCGTCCAGATCGGCATCGTCGTGGCCGCGTTCTTCGCCCTCCGCCAGGTGGCGCAGCGGGCGAGCGTGACCCGCGAGCCCCTGCCCGGCGAACCTCGACCCGGCGACGAGCGGATCGCGTTGCTCCGGCTCGACGGCGCGATGTTCTTCGGCGCCGCCGAGAGGATCTCGACGACCATCGCCGAGGGTGCCGACCGCAACGAGTCGGTTTCGGTCGTCATCATCCGGATGTCCCGCCTCGGCATGCTCGACGCGACGGGCGCCCACTCGATGGCCGAGATCGTCACCGAACTCGAGAAGCGCGGGATCACCGTCATCATCAAGGGCGTGCAGCCCGAACACCTCGACCTCCTCGAAGGGGTCGGGGTCTTCGAGGAGCTGCGCCACGACAATCATCTCGTCGACACCCTCGACGAGGCCATCGCCCACGCGCGGAGTCACGTCGAACGCGAGACAATATGA
- a CDS encoding MBL fold metallo-hydrolase gives MHRGVVLVLSVLLAVAGVALPAPGAAHADTALVSARSAVFGAHNVDQTTGAVRDDRVIFSWFGVSSFAAAMAGKVFLTDAWVPNVYSRHVPTTREQIAAVKPSHILIGHGHFDHAADAADIARASGARLVGSAGHCAFFRRSAPGVACDVVAATGARPGSTRPYRGIPGIAITAMTNIHSTLKAPTGQHPPLLPIPPSDRLLTDPPHADELGRLAGHLDDPEGGAVLYAFEVGGRRIVWNDSVGPVGQDPGGPAIVAGLRAFGPVDLHVGSIQGFNEITNGLGDPLRYIDALRPKVFVPNHHDDWFPVIATPAVNRERAFFDALATIDARPEVRYLRDPQDYLRPDRITLTLN, from the coding sequence ATGCACCGTGGCGTCGTCCTGGTCCTGTCCGTGCTCCTGGCCGTCGCGGGCGTCGCCCTGCCCGCTCCGGGTGCGGCTCATGCCGACACCGCGCTGGTCTCGGCCCGCTCGGCGGTGTTCGGCGCCCACAACGTCGACCAGACAACGGGCGCGGTGCGCGACGATCGCGTCATCTTCTCCTGGTTCGGCGTCTCGAGCTTCGCGGCCGCCATGGCGGGCAAGGTGTTCCTCACCGATGCTTGGGTGCCCAATGTGTACAGCCGCCACGTCCCGACGACGCGTGAACAGATCGCTGCCGTCAAGCCATCGCACATCCTGATCGGGCACGGCCACTTCGACCACGCCGCGGATGCCGCCGACATCGCCCGGGCATCCGGCGCCCGACTGGTCGGTTCGGCCGGTCACTGCGCCTTCTTCCGCCGGTCCGCGCCCGGCGTCGCCTGCGACGTGGTGGCCGCCACCGGCGCACGCCCCGGCAGCACCCGGCCCTACCGCGGGATTCCCGGGATCGCGATCACCGCGATGACCAACATCCATTCGACCCTGAAGGCACCCACCGGCCAGCATCCCCCGCTCCTGCCCATCCCGCCGAGCGACCGCCTCCTCACCGACCCGCCGCACGCCGACGAACTCGGACGGCTCGCGGGGCATCTCGACGACCCGGAGGGCGGCGCGGTCCTCTACGCGTTCGAGGTCGGCGGCCGGCGGATCGTCTGGAACGACTCGGTCGGTCCGGTCGGCCAGGATCCCGGCGGACCGGCGATCGTGGCCGGCCTCCGCGCCTTCGGCCCGGTCGACCTGCACGTCGGCTCCATCCAGGGCTTCAACGAGATCACCAACGGTCTGGGCGATCCGCTGCGTTACATCGACGCGTTGCGACCGAAAGTCTTTGTGCCCAATCATCACGACGACTGGTTCCCGGTGATCGCGACCCCCGCCGTCAATCGCGAACGAGCCTTCTTCGACGCGCTGGCGACGATCGACGCGCGACCCGAGGTCCGCTATCTCCGCGACCCGCAGGACTACCTGCGCCCGGACCGCATCACACTCACTCTGAACTGA